A region from the Palaemon carinicauda isolate YSFRI2023 chromosome 9, ASM3689809v2, whole genome shotgun sequence genome encodes:
- the LOC137646315 gene encoding uncharacterized protein, which produces MLYITRAINKEKRTTLRNIRNYRDADIASDHYLLMATLKLKLKAPNINVDRMPMFDTTNPQEDVPGETFAIECRNRFEVLQTLRDEEQTINKEWLDINNLYQSLSRDVLGHAVRRRKLWISNNTWNIRITSKEQKLIIGSFRGNNGNFKEEHAKYSRIDREVKRKARNDCREYINRKVGDDKAMNSESPYDVRIDQGIINETSSGAKNKRIDPSKREMDLL; this is translated from the exons atgttgtatatcactaG agccataaataaagagaaaaggacgaCTCTGCGAAATATAAGAaactatagagatgcagatattgcgAGTGATCACTATCTCCTcatggcaacactgaaattaaaactgaaagcacccaacatcaatgtagatagaatgcctatgtttgatacaactaacccTCAAGAAGATGTGCCaggagaaacctttgcaattgaatgtaggaatcgatttgaagtcttacagactttaagagatgaagagcagacaattaataaagaatggctTGATATTAACAACTTATATCAGTCACTAAGTAGGgacgttttgggacatgcagttagaaGGAGAAAattatggatatcaaataatacttggaatATTAGAATAACGAGCAAAGAACAGAAATTGATTATaggaagttttcgaggaaataatggaaattttaaggaagaacatgctaagtattccagaattgatagagaagtgaaaagaaaagccaggaatgactgcagAGAATATATAAACAGGAAAGTAGGTGAtgacaaagccatgaattcagAAAGTCCCTATGATGTACGAATTGATCAGGGAATTATAAATGAAACCTCGTCTGGGgcaaagaataaaagaatagacccatcaaaaagagagatggatctattataa